ATCCGATCCCTTCGGAGTCAGGCGGCATAGAGCAACCTCCCATTTTTCAATGCAGGTTGGATGATCATGCCGACGTGATCCTTGAATTTCTCAATATCATCCTCGGTGACTACGATAATGTCTGCGGCAAAGCCGACTCCCACCAGGTTACGGTAAATCTTCTGAGCGCTTTTCCGCCTATGCTGACCTGA
This window of the Deltaproteobacteria bacterium genome carries:
- a CDS encoding nucleotidyltransferase domain-containing protein; translation: MERIIDQIVARIISTANPRKIILFGSAVRGEMGPNSDLDLLVVVASGQHRRKSAQKIYRNLVGVGFAADIIVVTEDDIEKFKDHVGMIIQPALKNGRLLYAA